The following coding sequences lie in one Microbacterium sp. XT11 genomic window:
- a CDS encoding ABC transporter ATP-binding protein, with product MDTSASAVIELTDVRRHFGSGERRVQAVDGVSLRIERGEVVALLGPNGAGKTTTLDMLLGLAEPSSGEVEVLGGRPAVASKSGAIAAVLQTGGLLGDLTVGETVELIASLHGRAALDRVPVVMLRADLDGLARRKVSKCSGGEQQRVKFALAMVPDPDILVLDEPTAGMDVTARRHFWDVMRADADAGRTIVFATHYLEEAEQFARRTVVMHRGTVVADAPTAQLRAGLGSRTVSATVAAADSSALVDTLSALPGVDGIRIDADRLSLRAADSDAAALALLQAGARDLEIAAPTLETAFTALTEA from the coding sequence ATGGACACATCAGCATCCGCCGTCATCGAACTGACCGACGTGCGGCGTCATTTCGGGTCGGGAGAGCGTCGCGTGCAGGCCGTCGACGGCGTGAGCCTCCGCATCGAGCGGGGAGAGGTCGTCGCCCTGCTCGGCCCCAACGGCGCAGGCAAGACCACCACGCTCGACATGCTGCTCGGGCTCGCGGAGCCGAGCTCCGGAGAGGTCGAGGTGCTGGGCGGACGCCCTGCCGTCGCCTCGAAGTCGGGCGCCATCGCCGCCGTGCTGCAGACCGGCGGGCTGCTCGGCGACCTCACCGTGGGCGAGACCGTCGAGCTCATCGCCTCACTGCATGGCAGGGCCGCGCTCGACCGTGTGCCCGTGGTGATGCTCCGCGCGGACCTCGACGGCCTCGCCCGGCGCAAGGTGTCGAAGTGCTCCGGCGGTGAGCAGCAGCGCGTCAAGTTCGCGCTCGCCATGGTGCCCGACCCCGACATCCTCGTGCTCGACGAGCCGACGGCGGGCATGGACGTCACCGCCCGCCGCCACTTCTGGGACGTGATGCGTGCCGACGCCGACGCCGGCCGCACCATCGTGTTCGCCACCCACTATCTCGAGGAGGCGGAGCAGTTCGCCCGCCGCACCGTCGTGATGCACCGGGGCACCGTCGTTGCCGACGCCCCGACCGCGCAGCTGCGCGCCGGTCTCGGGTCGCGCACGGTCTCGGCGACGGTCGCCGCGGCCGACTCGTCCGCCCTCGTCGATACCCTGTCGGCGCTTCCCGGCGTCGACGGCATCCGCATCGACGCCGATCGGCTGAGCCTGCGCGCCGCCGACTCCGACGCCGCTGCCCTCGCTCTGCTCCAGGCGGGTGCCCGCGATCTGGAGATCGCCGCGCCCACCCTTGAAACCGCATTCACCGCTCTCACGGAGGCCTGA
- a CDS encoding ABC transporter permease, whose translation MLLSSTMLRIEAVRQLRNPYTLAFTLAMPVAMYLLFGASMSYGKLSAGHGNVAFYVMTSMAAYGTAVAMSSLTSLAATEAKQGWGRQLAMSPLSTTGYALTKLLTAVSYAALSVLAVFFAGLVTGAEAAEAWRWFATAGIVLGLGLIYGLWGLGVGLFFNGDSATALASISMTFFAFFGNVFMPLDGVMLDIARFTPLYGFVALCRWPLTEGRLTTGQTDQLWMLVLNVAVWVVLFALLVMAGAKRSRARQ comes from the coding sequence ATGCTTCTCTCATCCACCATGCTGCGCATCGAAGCCGTCCGCCAGCTGCGCAACCCCTACACGCTCGCGTTCACCCTGGCGATGCCGGTGGCGATGTACCTCCTGTTCGGCGCGAGCATGAGCTACGGCAAGCTCTCCGCGGGCCACGGCAACGTCGCGTTCTACGTGATGACCTCGATGGCCGCCTACGGCACGGCCGTGGCGATGAGCTCGCTCACCTCCCTCGCCGCCACAGAGGCGAAGCAGGGCTGGGGCCGCCAGCTCGCCATGTCGCCGCTGTCGACCACCGGGTACGCGCTCACCAAGCTGCTCACCGCCGTCTCCTATGCCGCGCTGTCGGTGCTGGCCGTGTTCTTCGCCGGCCTCGTCACAGGCGCGGAGGCCGCCGAGGCCTGGCGCTGGTTCGCGACCGCGGGGATCGTGCTCGGACTCGGACTGATCTACGGCCTGTGGGGCCTCGGCGTCGGACTGTTCTTCAACGGCGACTCCGCCACCGCGCTCGCCTCGATCTCGATGACCTTCTTCGCGTTCTTCGGCAACGTCTTCATGCCGCTCGACGGCGTGATGCTCGACATTGCCCGGTTCACGCCCCTGTACGGCTTCGTGGCGCTGTGCCGGTGGCCGCTCACCGAGGGTCGCCTCACCACGGGGCAGACGGATCAGCTCTGGATGCTGGTGCTCAACGTCGCCGTCTGGGTGGTGCTGTTCGCGCTGCTGGTCATGGCCGGTGCCAAGCGCTCCCGGGCTCGTCAGTAA